In Deltaproteobacteria bacterium, the sequence TCCGTGCCAGACACCGATTGACGGGTTCGTCACGCGCGCGGCGCGTCGCCCCCGCGGCCGCACAGCTTCGACACGATCGCCACGATCGGCTCGACGCCCTCGGCGAGCGCCTGGCGCGAGATGCTCTCGTTCGGCTGATGCGCCTCGGCGAGGTCGCCGGGGCCGCAGATCAGCGAGTCGATGCCGGCCACAGCGAAGCGCCCCGCGTCGGTGCAGTAGGGCGCGCCGCCGACTTCGCCCTGCGCGAAGGCGGCGCAGAGCGCGTGCTCGAGCGCGGTGCCGCGCGCGGTGAGCAGCCCGGGAGCCGCGAGCGCCGGCAGCACCTCCACTTCGAGTGCGAGCTCGCTGCCCGGGTCGCGCAGCGGCGTGCCTAACAACCGCTCGCGCGCCTCGCGCCACAGCGCGAGCGCGTCCTCGTCAGGCAGCGGGCGGTAGCTCACCGCGAGCGAGCACGCGTCGGCGATCATGTTCGTGGCGCTGCCGCCTTGGATCGTGCCGAGGTTGAACGTGGTGTAGGGCGCCTCGGGGAAGAGCGCGGCGAAGCGCGCGCTCGGCCTCGCACGCCGCTCCGCCTGCAGCTGCCCGAGCCTGCGCGCCACCTCCGCGGCTCCCGCGATCGCGTTCGCGCCCGCTTCGGGCACGCTCGAGTGACCGCCGCGACCGCTCACTCGCACGTGAAACTCGACGATGCCCTTGTGCGCGTGGAACACGCGCCCCGAGGTCGGCTCCCCGATCCACGCGAGTCGCGGCAGCGGCGTCGCGCCTAACAACTGCGGCAGCTCGGGCACGAGGCGCTGCGCGCCGAGGCAACCGATCTCCTCGTCCGCAGTGAACAACAACACGACCGGGCGCTCGAGCTTCGAGGGGTCGAGGTGCTTCAGTGCCTCGAGGCACTGCGCCAGGAAGCCCTTCATGTCCGTGCTACCGCGCGCGACCAAGCGGTCGCCGTTATTGCTGAGCCGCAGCGGATCGCGAGTCCAGCCGGGTTGATCCGCGAAGGGCACCACGTCGGCGTGGCCGGAGAGGATCAGCCCGCCCGGTTCGTCCGGGCCCAGCACCGCCACGAGGTTCGCCTTGGCCAGGGCCCCGTCGCCCCATCTCTGCAGGGCGACGCGCGCGCCCGAGTCCGCACACCGCGACGCCATTGCCTCCATCAGGGCGATGTTGCCCCGGACGCTCACAGAGTCGTGAGCAACGAGCTCGCCGAGAACGGCCTCGATCTGGGACATTTCAACTCCATAGCCCCTGGGGGCAGTCAACTTTCTATCCGAGATCGTCGATTTGATGAGTCAGAGGTCACCGATCCGGTTGATTTGGTGCGATGAAAGCGCTTTTCTTGTCCGACTCTTCTTCTCGACTCGAGACTTCGGGAGCGCACATGCCGAATCCGACCCAGCGACCCCTCACCGGCGCCGAAGTGCTGATCCGCTGCCTCGAGCGCGAGGGGGTCGAGTACATCTTCGGGCTCTCCGGCGGAGCCGCGATGCCGATCTTCGACGCGCTCGTCGACTCGAAGATCAACCTCATTCTCGTCCGGCACGAGCAAGGCGCCACCCACATGGCCGACGGCTACGCGCGCGCGACCGGCAAGCCGGGCGTCGTGCTCGTGACCTCGGGCCCCGGCGCGACGAACACGGTGACGGGCCTGCTCACGGCGCAGATGGATTCGGCGCCGATCATCGTGATCTCGGGCCAGACGATTCGCGCGAACCTCGGCAAGGACGCGTTCCAGGAAGCCGACGTCACGGGCATCACCTACCCTGTCGTGAAGCACAGCTACATGGCGCGCGAGGCGAACGACATCCCGCGCATCATTCGCGAGGCGTTCCATCTCGCGACCACGGGCCGGCCCGGTCCCGTGCTGATCGACGTGCCCAAGGACGTGAGCCAGGGCCCGGGCGAGGATCGAGTTGTTACGGAGGTCGACCTGCCCGGCTACCGCGTGCCGCAGCGCGGAAGCAGCGCAGACATCGAGCGCGCCGCGCAGCTGCTGATGCGCTCGCGCCGCCCCGTGCTCTACGTCGGGCACGGCGCCGTGATCAGCGGCGCGGGCAAAGAGGTGATGGCGCTCGCCGAGAAGCTGCGCGCGCCGCTCGTGAACACGCTGCTCGGCAAGGGCGCCGCCGACGAAACGCACCCGCTGCATCTCGGCATGCTCGGCATGCACGGCACCGCCTACGCGAACAAGGCCGTCACGCACTGCGACCTGATCCTCGCGATCGGCGCGCGCTGGGACGACCGCATCACCGGCAAGGTCGACGAGTTCTGCGTCGGCGCGACGAAGATCCACATCGACGTCGATCCGTCCGAGTTCAACAAGGTGTTACGGCCGGACGTGTGCATCCTCGGCGACGCGAAGGCCGTGCTCGAAGACCTGATCCCGCGCGTGGGCCCGCTCGACACGAGCGCGTGGCTCGCCGAGTGCGAGGGCTGGCGCAGGAAGTACCCGCTCAAGTACGCGAAGAAAGGCGGCCTGCGCGCGCAGCACGTGCTCGATCGCCTCGACGCGCTCACCGAGGGCCGCGCGATCGTCACGACCGACGTGGGCCAACACCAGATGTGGGCCGCGCAGTTCTGCCGGACGCGCGAGGGCCGGCGCTGGATCTCGAGCGGCGGCGCCGGCACGATGGGCTTCGGCTTCCCCTCGGCCATCGGCGCACAGTTCGGCCGGCCCGGCGAAGAGGTCTGGACCGTCGTGGGCGACGGCGGCTTCCAGATGACCCTCTGCGAGCTCGCCACTGCGGCGATCCACAAGCTGCCGGTGAAGGTGCTGATCATCAATAACAACTACCTCGGCATGGTCCGCCAGTGGCAGGAGCTGTTCTTCGAGAACCGCTACAGCGGCGTCGATCTCGAGGGCAACCCCGACTTCGTGAAGCTGGCCGAGGCGTACGGCGTGAAGGGGTTGCGCATCACGCGGCCGGGCGACGTCGACCGCAAGATCAAGCAGGCGCGCACACACAAGGGGCCGGTGGTGCTCGTGGCGGAGGTGGTCAAGGAGGACAACGTGTTCCCCATGATTCCCGCCGGTGCGCCGATCGCGAACATGATCATCGAGGCGCCGAAGACGCGAATGGAGAAGCCGGTCGGGAGCACCTGAGACCGCGCGTCCACTCGAACTTCTCGCTCCCAGGAGATCGCCCATGAGCGCTGATCCGATCCTTTCCAGCATCGAGGCCCAAGACGGCCGCGTCGCGCGCGCGAGCCGGCGCGATCTCCACACGATCTCGCTGTACGTCAACAACAAGCCCGGCGTGCTGGTGCGCGTCGCGCTCGTGTTCGCGCGCCGCGGCTTCAACATCGAGAGCCTCGTGGTCTCGCCCGCGGTGCACGGCGACTTCTCGCGCATGACGATCACGTGCTCGGGCGATCCCGAGACGCTCGAGCAGATCATCAAGCAGCTCGCGAAGCTGGTGGACGTGGTGCACGCGATCGACCACACGGGCGACTCGTCCTACGAGACCGAGATCGCGCTCGTGAAGGTGCGCAGCGCGCCGAACGAGCGGACCGAGGTGCTGCAGATCGCCGAGCACTACGGCGCGAAGGTGGTCGACTTCGGCGCCGACTCGTTGATGCTGCGCGTCTACGGCTCGAGCGAGAAGCTCGACGCGTTCCTCGCCCTGCTCAAACCGCTCGGCCTCGCCGAGCTCGTGCGCAGCGGCAAGATCCTGATGGCGCGCGGGCTGCAAGAGACTTGATCGCGGGGACTGCGCCTGACCTTGGCGCGCAGCGCGCGCTTCGTTGGGCGCTCTTCTACGCGGGGATCGCAGGCGCGTGGCTTGCGCTCGCCGCGCTGCACCTCGACTTCACGCGCCTGCGCATCGGCAGCAGCCTCGCGGGCGACGCGTTCTGGCGCGCGCTGTGCGCGAGCGCGCCGAGCTTCCCGGCGATGCTCGCGATGTGGTCGCTGATGAGCGTCGGGATGATGGCCCCCGCCGCGGTGCCGCTGCTGCGCACGTACGACGATCTCGTGCACGCGCGCGCCGCAAACGCGCGCGGCTTCTGGGCGCTGCTCGCGGGCTTCCTCGCGGTGTGGCTCGCGTTCTCGCTCGCCGCGGCGGGCGCACAACTCGCGCTCCAGCGCGCCGGCCTCGTCGCGCCCGACGGCAGCAGCAGCTCGCGCGCGCTCACGTCGGCGCTGCTCGCGCTCGCGGGCGCGTACCAATTCACGCCGCTGAAGCACGCCTGCCTGCGCGCCTGCCGCGCGCCGATCACGCGCTTCCTCGGCGACTGGCGCGGCACCCTCGCGTACGCGTTTCGCAAGGGCGCGGTCGAAGGCGCGCTGTGCCTCGGCTGCTGCTGGGCGCTGATGGCGCTCGGCTTCGCGCTCGGCGTGATGAACCTCGCGTTCATGGGCCTCGCGATGCTCGTGATGATCGCGGAGAAAACCGGCGCGCTCGGCGCGCGCGGGACTCGCGTGCTCGGCGCCGCGCTGTGCGCCGCGTCCCTAGCAGTTTGGCTCTGAGGAGAACCCATGCCTTCGTGGTCAATTCGCGGCGAGCTGATCCTGAACTGCAACTGCACCGTGTTCTGCCCGTGCGTGATCTCGCTCGGCAAGCACCCGCCGACCGAGGGCATCTGCCAAGCCTGGGCCGGCGTGCGCATCGACGACGGCCACTACGGCGCCGAGCGCCTCGCGGGCCTGAACGTCGCGCTGCTGCTCGAAATCCCGGGCCAGATGGCGCGCGGCAACTGGAAAGCCGCGGCCTACATCGACGAACGCGCGAGCGATGCCGCGCACCAAGGCCTGGTCGAGATCTTCTCCGGCCGCGCCGGCGGCAGCACCGGCCTCTTCTCCGTGCTCGTGAGCGAGTTCTTGGGCGCGGAGAAGGCGCCCGTCGTCTACGAGACCGAGGGCAAGACGCGCCGCCTCACCGTGGGCAAGAGAATCCAAGGCGCCGTCGAGCCCGTCCCCGGCGCGCGCCCCGGCGAAGACATCGTCGTGACGAACAGCAACTACTGGATGGGCCCCGACGTCACGGTCGCCACCGCGACGAAGGGCCGCGTGCGCGCGTACGGCCGCGTGTGGGACTTCGACGGCAGGAGCGCGGAGATCTGTCAGATCAACTGGAGCTGGGGGACGCGGTGAGGTCGCACTCGCGCCTTGCCAACTCGCGTGCGTCGGCAACGAACGCCTCGATGGCGCCTGCCTGCGATCTCCCTGCCTCGAACCACGCGCTCACCAACCCCGTGGAGTCGAGCGCTGTCACCCATGCGCGCCCCGACGACTCCCGCGAGACGACGAATCCGTCCGCCAGGAGCGCTCGGCAGAGTTCCAGATTCACCCGCGTGGCGGCGTGGCCTTCGCAGTGCACTGCCTCGGCGAGTTTGGGGGCCAGCCATCTCGCCCTCAGCCACAACGATCGGTCCGCGGCCTTCGCGCGAACCCGAACGCTGCGATCGCACAACCCGCGAATCACGAGGGCGTCGACCAGATCAGTCGGCGTCTCGGGGCCCAGCGCGACAAGCGCATTGAACCTCACACCCGCATGCGAGCTCTCAGACATCGCGATCACTGCTTCGCGAGCGGCTTGATGCGTTCGCGTGAGGTCGCGAAGCATGTCGCAACCGACACTGAGGCGCGCTTTCCGACGGCTGGTGGAAATCGCAACGATCTCTTGGAGGTCGTGTGTCGACGCATCGACGTTCGTCTCGACTCGCCCGTACGCCGAGAGCGCAGCGAGAATCGGATCGACGTCCAGCGGTGATCGTGCGCGGAGATAGGAGTCGATCCAGTCCTCGAGCAGCTTCCTGCGCCCTCCCGTCACCTACGCCCCTCACTCATCCGTGACGCACCCCTCGCTCGCGCTCTTCACGGTGCGGATGTATTTCGCGAGCGTGCCGCGCGTCGCTTTGAGCGGCGGCGCGGTCCAAGCGGCGCGGCGCTTCGCAATCTCCTCGTGCGGGACGTGCAGCTCGATCAGGTTCTTTTTCGCGTCGATCTCGATGCGGTCACCGTCCTTCACGAGTGCGATCGGTCCACCCTCCTGCGCTTCGGGGCAGACGTG encodes:
- the ilvN gene encoding acetolactate synthase small subunit, which translates into the protein MSADPILSSIEAQDGRVARASRRDLHTISLYVNNKPGVLVRVALVFARRGFNIESLVVSPAVHGDFSRMTITCSGDPETLEQIIKQLAKLVDVVHAIDHTGDSSYETEIALVKVRSAPNERTEVLQIAEHYGAKVVDFGADSLMLRVYGSSEKLDAFLALLKPLGLAELVRSGKILMARGLQET
- the argE gene encoding acetylornithine deacetylase; amino-acid sequence: MSQIEAVLGELVAHDSVSVRGNIALMEAMASRCADSGARVALQRWGDGALAKANLVAVLGPDEPGGLILSGHADVVPFADQPGWTRDPLRLSNNGDRLVARGSTDMKGFLAQCLEALKHLDPSKLERPVVLLFTADEEIGCLGAQRLVPELPQLLGATPLPRLAWIGEPTSGRVFHAHKGIVEFHVRVSGRGGHSSVPEAGANAIAGAAEVARRLGQLQAERRARPSARFAALFPEAPYTTFNLGTIQGGSATNMIADACSLAVSYRPLPDEDALALWREARERLLGTPLRDPGSELALEVEVLPALAAPGLLTARGTALEHALCAAFAQGEVGGAPYCTDAGRFAVAGIDSLICGPGDLAEAHQPNESISRQALAEGVEPIVAIVSKLCGRGGDAPRA
- the ilvB gene encoding biosynthetic-type acetolactate synthase large subunit, whose amino-acid sequence is MPNPTQRPLTGAEVLIRCLEREGVEYIFGLSGGAAMPIFDALVDSKINLILVRHEQGATHMADGYARATGKPGVVLVTSGPGATNTVTGLLTAQMDSAPIIVISGQTIRANLGKDAFQEADVTGITYPVVKHSYMAREANDIPRIIREAFHLATTGRPGPVLIDVPKDVSQGPGEDRVVTEVDLPGYRVPQRGSSADIERAAQLLMRSRRPVLYVGHGAVISGAGKEVMALAEKLRAPLVNTLLGKGAADETHPLHLGMLGMHGTAYANKAVTHCDLILAIGARWDDRITGKVDEFCVGATKIHIDVDPSEFNKVLRPDVCILGDAKAVLEDLIPRVGPLDTSAWLAECEGWRRKYPLKYAKKGGLRAQHVLDRLDALTEGRAIVTTDVGQHQMWAAQFCRTREGRRWISSGGAGTMGFGFPSAIGAQFGRPGEEVWTVVGDGGFQMTLCELATAAIHKLPVKVLIINNNYLGMVRQWQELFFENRYSGVDLEGNPDFVKLAEAYGVKGLRITRPGDVDRKIKQARTHKGPVVLVAEVVKEDNVFPMIPAGAPIANMIIEAPKTRMEKPVGST
- a CDS encoding DUF1326 domain-containing protein; translation: MPSWSIRGELILNCNCTVFCPCVISLGKHPPTEGICQAWAGVRIDDGHYGAERLAGLNVALLLEIPGQMARGNWKAAAYIDERASDAAHQGLVEIFSGRAGGSTGLFSVLVSEFLGAEKAPVVYETEGKTRRLTVGKRIQGAVEPVPGARPGEDIVVTNSNYWMGPDVTVATATKGRVRAYGRVWDFDGRSAEICQINWSWGTR
- a CDS encoding DUF2182 domain-containing protein, which codes for MAGTAPDLGAQRALRWALFYAGIAGAWLALAALHLDFTRLRIGSSLAGDAFWRALCASAPSFPAMLAMWSLMSVGMMAPAAVPLLRTYDDLVHARAANARGFWALLAGFLAVWLAFSLAAAGAQLALQRAGLVAPDGSSSSRALTSALLALAGAYQFTPLKHACLRACRAPITRFLGDWRGTLAYAFRKGAVEGALCLGCCWALMALGFALGVMNLAFMGLAMLVMIAEKTGALGARGTRVLGAALCAASLAVWL